Within the Syntrophorhabdaceae bacterium genome, the region GCGATCTTCATGAGATTCTTCACTGATAAATCCTCCTTGTTTGGCGTTTATCGGATGGGTATGTCCCGTGGTGAACCATCCGTAATTTACTAAGTATAAAGGCAAAAGACATGCCATTGGTCTGCGAGAATGGAAACGGCAATGATTGCGATAAATTGTAAAACAGATACGGATATTAAAGATCGACAATAATGACGAGAACAGGAGCAACTCCTCGACATTTTTAGACACAATCCGCTGAATACACGTTTTGTCACATAACATCCCAACGTTCTTACCCGGTGTCTGTATTGTCTCATGCAGTCTACATCGTACAGGTCTATTTCTTCGTGACCAATGACATGAGTCACACTTATGCTGTTTGACCGTGGTTATAGAGAACTTCTCTCCTATTTTGTGTTCTTGATAAGACTACGTGCCTTATCCTGGCACAAAGACGAGATGCGCTGGGCTTTCGAAACAGACCACCGGTTTCTAAAGGTAAGAATGTCATTAACCGGTGGATTGGGAGGCCCTGGAGGAAAGAAGTCGGGTCATGATCATCATATCATCCTTGTCATCCTAGCAAAATGATCTCGGTCACAGATCTAAATATCTCTCTATAACAGAATCCCAGATTTCCATTTGAAACATACTATAAACTATATGACTTGCGAAGGCCTGACTTTCGGGAAGAACTCAAGCAGGTCGCCCTACCCTTTCGATAGGCCATGATATAGTGCACAAGAGTAACCCCTACCCTGCTTTTCTCGTCCCGTTCTCTTGAGGTTCTCCACCCTCAAACAGTGCCTTTGTTGGGATCTGTTTTGCAGGCCTCAGAGCCCACTCTGTTTGACGCTCCTTGTTGAAGAAAGCCTATGCCGTTTCAGGGAGGCACGTTTCCAAAACATTACTCCTTCAGTCCAAAGAATTGTGGCGGAAAATCGATTGCCTTGCACGATGATCGGATAGCTGAACGCGTCCCAGGACCCAGCTTCACCGATTTACAAACAATCCTCAGTTTGTCCTGATCGAGGTGGGGCGCTATTGCGGCGCATTGCTCCAAATCCTTCGCCCTCTTCGTTTGTTCCCTTCGCCGTTCGGCGGTGATAAGCTTATGGAAAAAGAAAGCCTCCGGCAAAGGCGCTCTTACGATATATTCAGGGAATCTGGCAACGAAGGAAGAATCGATGAGGATGTCAACGAAGGGAAGTGGAATTGCGCTGATATTCCAATTGGTGATGAATACGGGATCTTCATCGCGGCCGCCCCGTCTATGAGCTATGAACTCAATGGAAAAACCCTCCTTTGAAAACTTTTCCACACCGCTCTGCGTGAGAAACGGCGCAAATCCCTGTGATATAATGAGCTCATGCAGATCGGTTTTGGAAGATCTCTTCCCCGGCAGGAGTTGAACCGCAAAGTCAATGTCCAGGGTGCGAAGTGTGTACGAGACGGAGAAGAATTCTCGATAGAGAGGCATCACCCAGCTGCCGATAAGTACCGACTCCTCGAAGAACGCAACAGACGACAGCGACTTCAGAAGCCTTGAGACTGGCTCAGGGAAGATCGAGCTGTTTGTGCTCTTAAACTCCACTGCGGCGTCCTTTTGCCTTCAGGAGTTTTTGCAGATACGATATCCGCTTTTCATACACCTTGGCTTCCTTTTCATACTTCTTCCTTTGATCGAGCTTGTTTCGGAGTTCACGTAATTTGCTTTGGGCCACATACTGATTGACGACCTTATCCCCTTCCCTGAATTTGAGATAGTGGTACCTATACTCCCGATCCTTGTGAAGTCGTTTTCTTACGCTTAAGGACCCTTTGGGGAGCCCTGACAGTGCTTTGCGAATAGAAGCATGCGCCTCCTTGCAGCGTGATAATTCGTCCTGGAGCATCCCACTGACTACTACATCCTTT harbors:
- a CDS encoding GSU2403 family nucleotidyltransferase fold protein, translated to MEFKSTNSSIFPEPVSRLLKSLSSVAFFEESVLIGSWVMPLYREFFSVSYTLRTLDIDFAVQLLPGKRSSKTDLHELIISQGFAPFLTQSGVEKFSKEGFSIEFIAHRRGGRDEDPVFITNWNISAIPLPFVDILIDSSFVARFPEYIVRAPLPEAFFFHKLITAERRREQTKRAKDLEQCAAIAPHLDQDKLRIVCKSVKLGPGTRSAIRSSCKAIDFPPQFFGLKE